A portion of the Symphalangus syndactylus isolate Jambi chromosome 13, NHGRI_mSymSyn1-v2.1_pri, whole genome shotgun sequence genome contains these proteins:
- the LOC129460238 gene encoding large ribosomal subunit protein uL16-like encodes MQPVCCIGCSKGPWRQSFQMDVHVSDLALPQCRLQTGMRGAFGKPQGTVARVHIGQVIMSIRTKLQNKENVIEVLRRAKFKFPGHQKIHISKKWGFTKFNANEFEDRVAEKRLIPDGCGVNYIPNHGPLDKWRGPAFMRASTVLPPLNTHQ; translated from the coding sequence ATGCAGCCTGTTTGTTGTATCGGTTGCTCTAAAGGACCTTGGAGACAGTCCTTTCAGATGGATGTACATGTTTCTGACCTTGCACTACCCCAGTGTAGGCTTCAAACAGGCATGCGAGGTGCCTTTGGAAAGCCCCAGGGCACTGTGGCCAGGGTTCACATTGGCCAAGTTATCATGTCCATCCGCACCAAGCTGCAGAACAAGGAGAATGTGATTGAGGTCCTGCGCAGGGCCAAGTTCAAGTTTCCGGGCCACCAGAAGATCCACATCTCAAAGAAGTGGGGCTTCACCAAGTTCAATGCCAATGAGTTTGAAGACAGGGTGGCTGAGAAGCGGCTCATCCCAGATGGGTGTGGGGTCAACTACATTCCCAACCATGGCCCTCTGGACAAGTGGCGGGGCCCTGCATTCATGAGGGCTTCCACTGTGCTGCCCCCTCTTAATACTCACCAATAA